One Armatimonadota bacterium genomic window carries:
- a CDS encoding DUF1801 domain-containing protein, with protein MTSKAATVAEYLEGLPEDRRAAIETVRATILQNLPKGYEEGMQYGMIGYFVPHSIYPAGYHCDPKQPLPFVALASQKNYMSLYLSCLYSDAEYSKEFIQAYQESGKKLDMGACCLRFKKVEDLPLELVGRFLSKISVEEYIRHYESMRPGKGKR; from the coding sequence ATGACCAGCAAAGCCGCGACCGTGGCCGAGTACCTTGAGGGGCTGCCTGAAGACCGTCGCGCCGCCATCGAGACCGTGCGAGCAACGATCCTGCAGAACCTGCCGAAAGGGTACGAGGAGGGCATGCAGTACGGCATGATCGGCTACTTCGTGCCGCATTCGATCTATCCCGCGGGGTACCACTGCGATCCCAAACAGCCACTCCCCTTTGTGGCGTTGGCCTCGCAGAAGAACTACATGTCGCTCTACCTGTCGTGCCTGTATTCGGACGCGGAATACTCGAAGGAATTCATCCAGGCATATCAGGAGTCGGGCAAGAAGTTGGATATGGGGGCGTGTTGTCTTCGATTCAAGAAGGTCGAAGACCTGCCGCTGGAGTTGGTGGGACGGTTTTTGTCGAAGATTTCGGTGGAGGAGTACATCCGGCATTACGAGTCGATGCGGCCGGGGAAGGGGAAGAGGTAG